DNA sequence from the Lycium barbarum isolate Lr01 chromosome 5, ASM1917538v2, whole genome shotgun sequence genome:
CCGGCAAAACCAACCTCCTTCGAGTTATCAATGCTGGACTGAACCAACAGCTTTTCTTTACTGTGGCCAACCACAAGCTTACTGTTGTTGGAGCAGATGCTTCTTATGTTAAACCCTTCACAACATCAGTCCTTATGCTCGGACCAGGCCAGACAACTGATGTCCTGATCAAAGCTGACCAACCACCAGCCAGATACTACATGGCAGCGCGTGCATACGCAAGCGCTCAAGGCGCCCCGTTTGATAATACCACAACCACTGCCATCCTCGAGTACGAGACATCCTCTTGTTCTTCTAATTGTGCCAAGACTACTCCAGTTTTCCCATCTTTACCAGCATATAATGACACAGTCACTGCTACAGCCTTCACAACCAAATTCAGAAGCCCAAGAAAGGTTGAGGTGCCCACTGAAATCGATGAAAATCTATTCTTCACAGTCGGGCTGGGACTCAAGAACTGCCCAAGAGGTGCAAGCTCCAGAAATTGTCAAGGTCCAAATGGAACTCGATTCGCTGCCAGTATGAACAATGTTTCTTTTGTGCTACCATCCAACTTTTCGCTGCTACAAGCCCATCACCAGGGCATACCTGGTGTTTTCTCAACTGATTTCCCAGCTGTGCCACCTACAAAATTTGATTATACTGGAAACGTAAGCAGGTCGCTGTGGCAACCTATTCGAGGAACTAAGTTGTACAAGCTGAAATATGGGGCAAAAGTGCAAGTTGTGTTACAAGGGACAAGTATCTTCACAGGTGAAAACCACCCAATTCATCTTCACGGATATGATTTTTACATCATTGCAGAGGGGTTCGGTAACTTTAATCCAAAGAGAGATACAGCTAAATTCAACCTTGTTGATCCACCTCTCAGAAACACGGCCAGTGTACCCGTTAATGGATGGACAGTCATCAGATTTGTCGCTGACAATCCAGGTAAGAGAAATAATAGGGAAACAAGTACTATATCTCCTAATATTCACAACTCTTTTTTATACCATGTCACGTTTCTATGGTGCAAACTTAACAA
Encoded proteins:
- the LOC132640430 gene encoding laccase-12-like — protein: MEAFKSIANPSSSFFVICILLLLVNAASAKTHYHDFVVQATPVKRLCKTQNTVTVNGQFPGPTLEVNNGDTLVVNVVNRARYNVTIHWHGVRQMRTGWADGPEFVTQCPIRPGKSYTYRFTIQGQEGTLWWHAHSSSLRATVYGAIIIHPKEGENYPFPKPKRETPILLGEWWDANPIDVVRQATRTGAAPNISDAYTINGQPGDLYKCSKQDTTIVHVNSGKTNLLRVINAGLNQQLFFTVANHKLTVVGADASYVKPFTTSVLMLGPGQTTDVLIKADQPPARYYMAARAYASAQGAPFDNTTTTAILEYETSSCSSNCAKTTPVFPSLPAYNDTVTATAFTTKFRSPRKVEVPTEIDENLFFTVGLGLKNCPRGASSRNCQGPNGTRFAASMNNVSFVLPSNFSLLQAHHQGIPGVFSTDFPAVPPTKFDYTGNVSRSLWQPIRGTKLYKLKYGAKVQVVLQGTSIFTGENHPIHLHGYDFYIIAEGFGNFNPKRDTAKFNLVDPPLRNTASVPVNGWTVIRFVADNPGAWIMHCHLDVHITWGLAMVFIVENGVSELESLEAPPVDFPVC